GCGCGTCCTGCCCCCCTCCCACCAGAGGCTGCTCAAAATCCGCGAACGAGGATGGTGGCGCCGGACACCGCCGGGACGGGTAACGCGACACGCTGCCATGCTCGCGCGGGCCGTCCGCGTCGCAATCACCGCCGGTGCGGCGGACCATGGCGTGTCTTGCCGCAGCCACGCTCCTGTTCGCGGCGACACCTGGCAATTCTTGGTGGGGAGCGACGACACGATCTGGATCGCCAGGGCCCGATGAGGCGGGAGAACGGACATGGCTCGTCCTGGGGCCGACGGGCCCGACCATCGGCCGGTTCCGGCTCCCCGCCGCATCTCGGGCGTCGAACGCCAACCGGACCGAGGCCTGGGTCGTGGAAAAGGACGCGCTCATCGACGGAGGTTTGTTCTGGACCAATCGCGGCCGCTCCCGGGTAGTCGACTTGAGTGCGGGTGCACGGGTCTGCGTGGGAAACGGAGGGCGCCGATGTGCAACGACTTTGGCCGGATCGTGCGGGCGGGATCGCTGGCTGTGTGGGTGCCGGCGATCCTGGTTGCAGTGGGTGCCGGATCGCTCGGCGCCTTGCAGGAGGATGGTTGCGCCGGCCGCCGGTCGCTCGCGGTCGAGGTGCTCGACGATTCGGGGCTGGTTCCGATCCCGGGCGCGACGGTGGCGTTGCGGTGGACGGACGCGGAGCGGCGACCGGTGCGGGAGCCGGTGGACGCCGACGGACGGCTCGTACTCTGCGTTCCGCCGAACACGCGACAGGCCGTCCTGTGGGCCGAGTTCGGCGACGCGTCGAGCGAGGAGATGACAGTGATCGTGGAGCCCGGAGCGCCGGTTTCCGTGCAACTCCGCCTCCTGTTCGCGACCACGGCCACGGGGCGGGTCATCGGGCAGGTTCGGGATGCGCGGAACGACCGGCCTGTGGCGGCGGCCGCGGTGTCCGTCCCGGGCCGGCCGGAGGCGGCTCAGAGCAACAGCCGCGGGTATTTTGTGCTCAGCGCGCTGCCGGTGGGCGAACACGAGCTTTCGGTGCGGCATCTCGGCTACGCACCCCTGGTCGATCGGGTGGTAGTCGAGCGGGGCGTCACGACCGAGGCCATGATCGGCCTGTCTCCGGACCCGGTGGTCCTGGCGCCGCTGGTCGCAGTCGCCACGAGGTCCCGGCGTCTGGAGATCTCGGGGTTCTACGAACGCAGAGAGTGGGGGGAACTCACGGGTGGCGGCGAGTTCTTCACCGTCGAGGACATCGAACGCCGCAACCCGCTTCGCATTTCGCACATGATCGCGGACGTGC
This portion of the Candidatus Palauibacter australiensis genome encodes:
- a CDS encoding carboxypeptidase-like regulatory domain-containing protein, whose amino-acid sequence is MCNDFGRIVRAGSLAVWVPAILVAVGAGSLGALQEDGCAGRRSLAVEVLDDSGLVPIPGATVALRWTDAERRPVREPVDADGRLVLCVPPNTRQAVLWAEFGDASSEEMTVIVEPGAPVSVQLRLLFATTATGRVIGQVRDARNDRPVAAAAVSVPGRPEAAQSNSRGYFVLSALPVGEHELSVRHLGYAPLVDRVVVERGVTTEAMIGLSPDPVVLAPLVAVATRSRRLEISGFYERREWGELTGGGEFFTVEDIERRNPLRISHMIADVPGVRLGNCGVQAHGCQLYGTRASAGFSNQGCKLNIFVDGNLVIRGSDERWAAEEVPHAILRMSRMTRENETINDYVLPAEIEGLEVYTGAAALPAEFSGYDARCGAVVIWTK